The following are from one region of the Jatrophihabitans telluris genome:
- a CDS encoding aminotransferase class I/II-fold pyridoxal phosphate-dependent enzyme: MSAKALVTGSINLGQGFPDTDGPVWLLEAAADAIRSGLGNQYPPGIGIPELRQAVAEHQRATYGLDPDPDTEILITVGATEAIAAAVLGLTRPGDEVLTFEPYYDSYAACIALAGARRRVVQLRPQLSEPTEPTEPTQLSEPTEPTEPTEPTEPTEPSHQSHQSHQSPPSATHWGFDPDELRAAVTAETRLILLNSPHNPTGTVFSRDELQFVADLAREHDLIVVTDEVYEHLVYEGAHVPMASLPGMAERTVTISSAGKTFSVTGWKVGWVSAPPALLAKIRAVKQFLTYVGSGPFQYAVATGLRRAQQDRAFYPDLAGTLRSQRDLLVAGLSELGFRVLSPQASYFALVDLGGSVDPGHPARGGDPQSRGTGAADWCRALPESSGVVAIPARVFYDSEVDRYARFAFCKKPEVLTEALSRLRRSR, from the coding sequence ATGTCGGCCAAGGCGCTGGTCACCGGCAGCATCAACCTCGGTCAGGGCTTTCCGGACACCGACGGCCCGGTCTGGCTCCTGGAAGCGGCCGCCGACGCGATCCGGTCCGGACTCGGCAACCAGTACCCGCCGGGCATCGGCATCCCCGAACTGCGTCAGGCCGTGGCCGAGCATCAGCGGGCGACCTACGGCCTGGACCCCGATCCGGACACCGAAATCCTGATCACGGTGGGTGCGACGGAAGCGATCGCCGCTGCCGTCCTCGGCCTCACCCGCCCTGGGGACGAGGTCCTCACCTTCGAGCCTTACTACGACTCCTACGCCGCCTGTATCGCCCTGGCCGGCGCCCGCCGTCGGGTGGTCCAACTACGTCCCCAGCTGAGCGAGCCGACCGAGCCGACCGAGCCGACCCAGCTGAGCGAGCCGACCGAGCCGACCGAGCCGACCGAGCCGACCGAGCCGACCGAGCCGAGCCACCAGAGCCACCAGAGCCACCAGAGCCCGCCGTCGGCCACGCACTGGGGATTCGACCCGGACGAGCTTCGGGCCGCCGTCACTGCAGAGACCCGGCTGATCCTGCTCAACAGTCCGCACAACCCGACCGGAACCGTGTTCAGCCGTGACGAGCTGCAGTTCGTCGCCGACCTGGCGCGCGAGCACGATCTGATCGTGGTGACCGACGAGGTCTATGAGCACTTGGTCTACGAGGGCGCCCATGTCCCGATGGCGAGCCTGCCGGGGATGGCCGAGCGGACCGTCACGATCTCCAGCGCGGGAAAGACCTTCTCGGTCACGGGCTGGAAGGTGGGCTGGGTCTCGGCCCCGCCGGCCCTGCTGGCCAAGATCCGCGCGGTGAAGCAGTTCCTCACCTACGTCGGCAGCGGCCCGTTCCAGTACGCGGTCGCCACCGGTTTACGCCGGGCGCAGCAGGACCGCGCGTTCTACCCGGACCTGGCCGGGACGTTGCGCTCGCAGCGAGACCTGCTCGTGGCCGGGTTGAGCGAACTGGGTTTCCGGGTTCTCTCTCCGCAGGCCAGCTACTTCGCACTCGTCGACCTCGGCGGTTCGGTCGATCCCGGCCATCCGGCCCGCGGCGGCGACCCCCAGTCGCGCGGCACCGGCGCGGCCGACTGGTGCCGGGCGTTGCCCGAAAGCTCCGGCGTGGTGGCGATTCCGGCGCGCGTCTTCTACGACTCCGAGGTCGACCGGTACGCGAGATTCGCCTTTTGCAAGAAGCCCGAAGTGCTCACCGAGGCACTGTCCAGACTGCGGAGGTCCCGATGA
- the typA gene encoding translational GTPase TypA, whose translation MSDRNALPNDAVRSSIRNVAIVAHVDHGKTTLVDAMLWQSGAFGAHEHIDERAMDSNDLEREKGITILAKNTAVKYTSPDGEPMIINIIDTPGHADFGGEVERGLSMVDGIVLLVDASEGPLPQTRFVLRKALAAKMPVILVINKVDRPDARIAEVVDETYELFLDLDADEHQIEFPIVYACARDGKASLNRPADGTLPDSENLQPLFTTILSTIPAPAYREGAPLQAHVTNLDASPFLGRIALCRVFQGTIRKGQQVAWCRHDGTIQQVKITELLMTEALERKPAESAGQGDIIAIAGIPEIMIGDTLADLENPVPLPLITVDEPAISMTIGTNSSPLSGREKGSKVTARLVKDRLDRELVGNVSLRVLPTERPDTWEVQGRGELALAILVEQMRREGFELTVGKPQVVTKEIRGKVHEPVERLTVDAPEEYLGAITQLLAVRKGRMETMTNHGTGWIRMEFLVPSRGLIGFRTEFLTDTRGTGIGHQVFEGYEPWFGELRTRATGSLVADRAGAATSFAMINLQERGTMFVEPTTEVYEGMIVGENSRADDMDVNITKEKKLTNMRSSTGDDFQHLVPPRHLSLEQSLEFCREDECVEVTPTRVRIRKVILSQTDREKSRGRRAKS comes from the coding sequence ATGTCCGACCGCAACGCCCTGCCGAACGATGCCGTCCGGTCCTCGATCCGCAACGTCGCCATCGTCGCCCACGTCGACCACGGCAAGACCACCCTGGTCGACGCGATGCTCTGGCAGTCCGGCGCCTTCGGAGCCCACGAGCACATCGACGAGCGCGCCATGGACTCCAACGACCTCGAACGTGAAAAGGGAATCACGATCCTGGCCAAGAACACCGCGGTCAAGTACACGTCCCCGGACGGTGAACCGATGATCATCAACATCATCGACACCCCCGGCCACGCCGACTTCGGCGGCGAGGTCGAACGCGGTCTGTCGATGGTCGACGGGATCGTCCTGCTGGTCGACGCCTCCGAGGGGCCGCTGCCGCAGACCCGCTTCGTGCTCCGCAAGGCGTTAGCCGCGAAGATGCCGGTCATCCTGGTCATCAACAAGGTCGACCGGCCGGATGCCCGAATCGCCGAGGTCGTCGACGAGACCTACGAACTGTTCCTCGACCTGGACGCCGATGAGCACCAGATCGAGTTCCCGATCGTCTACGCCTGTGCCCGTGACGGCAAGGCCTCGCTGAACCGTCCCGCCGACGGCACGTTGCCCGACTCGGAAAACCTGCAGCCGTTGTTCACGACCATCCTGTCGACGATCCCGGCGCCGGCCTACCGCGAAGGCGCGCCGTTGCAGGCGCACGTCACCAACCTGGACGCCTCGCCGTTCCTCGGCCGGATCGCGCTCTGCCGCGTCTTCCAGGGAACCATCCGCAAGGGCCAGCAGGTGGCCTGGTGCCGCCACGACGGGACGATCCAGCAGGTCAAGATCACCGAGCTGCTGATGACCGAGGCACTGGAACGCAAGCCGGCCGAATCCGCCGGCCAGGGCGACATCATCGCCATCGCCGGCATTCCGGAGATCATGATCGGCGACACCCTCGCCGATCTGGAGAACCCGGTCCCGCTGCCGCTGATCACGGTGGACGAGCCGGCCATCTCGATGACCATCGGCACCAACTCCTCACCGCTGTCCGGGCGCGAGAAGGGCTCGAAGGTCACCGCCCGTCTGGTCAAGGATCGGCTGGATCGCGAGCTCGTCGGCAACGTCTCGCTCCGGGTCCTGCCCACCGAGCGCCCCGACACCTGGGAGGTCCAGGGCCGAGGCGAACTCGCGCTGGCGATCCTGGTGGAGCAGATGCGCCGCGAAGGCTTCGAGCTGACCGTCGGCAAGCCGCAGGTGGTCACCAAGGAGATCCGGGGCAAGGTGCACGAGCCTGTCGAGCGGCTGACCGTGGACGCGCCGGAGGAATATCTCGGCGCGATCACCCAGCTGTTGGCCGTCCGCAAGGGCCGTATGGAGACCATGACCAACCACGGCACCGGCTGGATCCGGATGGAGTTCCTGGTGCCCTCGCGCGGACTCATCGGGTTCCGTACCGAGTTCCTCACCGACACCCGCGGTACCGGAATCGGCCACCAGGTCTTCGAAGGTTACGAACCGTGGTTCGGCGAGCTGCGCACCCGGGCGACCGGGTCCCTGGTCGCCGACCGGGCCGGTGCCGCGACGTCGTTCGCGATGATCAACCTGCAGGAGCGCGGCACCATGTTCGTGGAGCCGACGACGGAGGTCTACGAAGGCATGATCGTGGGCGAGAACTCCCGCGCCGACGACATGGACGTCAACATCACCAAGGAGAAGAAGCTCACCAACATGCGCTCCTCCACCGGTGATGACTTCCAGCACCTTGTTCCGCCGCGTCATCTGTCGCTGGAGCAGTCGTTGGAGTTCTGCCGCGAGGACGAGTGCGTCGAGGTCACGCCGACCCGGGTACGCATCCGCAAGGTGATCCTGTCCCAGACCGACCGCGAAAAGAGCCGCGGCCGCCGCGCCAAGTCCTGA
- a CDS encoding ABC transporter ATP-binding protein, with protein MEKSLPYERRSGSGLDTTAPLLEVENLSVTFSSEAGAVNAVRGVSYVVRPGESLAIVGESGSGKSVSSLAVMGLLPGNARVSGNIRFKGQDMLALNDKQLSKIRGSGLSMVFQDPLSALTPVYTIGDQIAEAVLIHQNVSKDKAAERAVELLDLVGIPNPKLRATSFPHEFSGGMRQRAMIAMAIANDPDLIIADEPTTALDVTIQAQVLEVLKKAKEATNAATILITHDLGVVAGFADRVMVMYAGKAVESSEVDDIFYHPRMPYTMGLLGSIPRMDVADKEPLIPIEGSPPSLLNLPPGCPFASRCPIVVDECLVTEPSLDPTDRLDHTAACHRRNEIAQRHWGAADVFVRPERPVDVMVEVPREQRTVVLELQDLQKAFPIRKGAVIRRTVGTVHAVDGVSLEVREGETLGLVGESGCGKTTTIMEIMSLVKPQAGRIVVLGKDTDKLTGEDRRRMRADVSIVFQDPMASLDPRMPIGDILSEPMWVQKVPAAKIRARVSELLKLVGLSPEHASRYPAEFSGGQRQRIGIARALALEPKLVVLDEPVSALDVSIQAGVINLLDELKAKMGLSYLFVAHDLSVVRHIADRVAVMYLGRVVEIGTSKDIFDRPSHPYTQALLSAIPLPDPVKERTRQRILLTGDLPSPSDIPAGCRFSSRCFVYNQQLSDAERARCRGEDPGLYDVGAGHGAACHYATVREVV; from the coding sequence CTGGAAAAGTCCCTGCCCTACGAGCGTCGATCCGGCTCCGGCCTCGACACCACGGCGCCCCTGCTGGAGGTCGAGAACCTGTCGGTGACCTTCAGTTCCGAAGCGGGGGCGGTCAACGCGGTCCGTGGTGTGAGCTATGTCGTGCGTCCCGGGGAAAGCCTTGCCATCGTTGGCGAATCTGGATCGGGCAAGTCGGTCAGCTCGCTGGCCGTGATGGGCCTGCTGCCCGGCAACGCCCGGGTGAGCGGCAACATCCGCTTCAAGGGCCAGGACATGCTCGCGCTCAACGACAAGCAACTGTCGAAGATCCGCGGCAGCGGCCTGTCGATGGTGTTCCAGGATCCGTTGTCGGCCCTGACCCCGGTCTACACGATCGGCGACCAGATCGCCGAGGCCGTGCTGATCCACCAGAACGTCTCCAAGGACAAGGCGGCTGAGCGGGCCGTCGAACTCCTCGACCTGGTCGGCATCCCCAATCCGAAGCTGCGGGCCACGTCCTTTCCGCACGAGTTCTCCGGCGGCATGCGTCAGCGCGCGATGATCGCGATGGCGATTGCCAACGATCCGGACCTCATCATCGCCGACGAGCCCACCACCGCGCTGGACGTGACCATCCAGGCCCAGGTCCTGGAGGTGCTGAAGAAGGCGAAGGAGGCGACCAACGCCGCGACGATCCTCATCACGCACGACCTGGGCGTGGTGGCGGGGTTCGCCGACCGCGTCATGGTCATGTACGCGGGCAAGGCGGTAGAGAGCTCCGAGGTCGACGACATCTTCTACCACCCGCGCATGCCCTACACGATGGGCCTGCTGGGTTCGATCCCGCGGATGGATGTGGCCGACAAGGAACCGTTGATTCCCATCGAGGGCAGCCCGCCCTCCCTGCTCAACCTGCCGCCCGGCTGCCCGTTCGCCAGCCGGTGCCCGATCGTGGTCGACGAGTGCCTGGTCACCGAGCCTTCCCTCGATCCCACCGACCGCCTGGACCACACCGCGGCCTGCCACCGCCGCAACGAGATCGCCCAGCGCCATTGGGGTGCCGCCGACGTCTTCGTCCGTCCTGAGCGTCCCGTCGACGTCATGGTCGAAGTACCCCGCGAGCAGCGGACCGTTGTGCTCGAACTGCAGGACCTGCAGAAGGCCTTCCCGATTCGCAAGGGTGCGGTCATCCGCCGCACGGTGGGTACCGTGCACGCCGTCGACGGGGTCTCGCTGGAGGTCCGCGAGGGCGAAACCCTAGGCCTGGTCGGCGAATCCGGCTGCGGAAAAACGACCACGATCATGGAGATCATGTCGCTGGTCAAACCGCAGGCCGGACGCATCGTCGTGCTCGGCAAGGACACCGACAAGCTCACCGGGGAGGATCGGCGCCGGATGCGGGCCGATGTCTCGATCGTCTTCCAGGACCCGATGGCCTCCCTCGACCCACGCATGCCGATCGGCGACATCCTGTCCGAGCCCATGTGGGTGCAGAAGGTGCCGGCGGCGAAGATCCGCGCCCGGGTGTCGGAGCTGTTGAAGCTGGTGGGACTGAGTCCCGAGCACGCCAGCCGTTACCCGGCCGAGTTCTCCGGCGGCCAGCGGCAGCGGATCGGGATCGCGCGGGCGCTGGCTCTGGAACCGAAGCTCGTCGTGCTGGACGAACCCGTGTCAGCCCTGGACGTGTCCATCCAGGCCGGCGTCATCAATCTGCTGGACGAGCTCAAGGCGAAGATGGGTTTGAGCTACCTGTTCGTGGCCCACGATCTGTCAGTGGTCCGGCACATCGCCGATCGTGTGGCGGTGATGTATCTGGGCAGGGTCGTCGAGATCGGCACCTCGAAGGACATCTTCGACCGCCCGTCGCACCCGTACACCCAGGCGCTGCTGTCGGCGATTCCGCTGCCGGATCCGGTCAAGGAGCGTACTCGCCAACGCATTCTGCTCACCGGTGACCTGCCGAGTCCATCCGACATTCCCGCAGGTTGCCGATTTTCCTCGCGTTGTTTTGTGTACAACCAACAGCTCTCCGACGCCGAACGGGCCCGGTGCCGAGGCGAGGATCCCGGACTGTACGACGTCGGGGCCGGGCACGGCGCGGCGTGTCACTACGCCACGGTCCGCGAAGTGGTCTAG
- a CDS encoding type IV toxin-antitoxin system AbiEi family antitoxin domain-containing protein: MDVVRGWGGQWLFDTGPVRDVPPESAEQFGVFTAEQAYAAGWTHNHLARAVSREELLRLRRATFVANPAELDAPGYARFVHGRRGVAAALRVDGGTVSHAAAALLHDLPVLRVPAEPCLNLPAGYLTNNTALHLHRHRLRPAHLHPGSRVSLTSVARTCLDLTREHGLDEGLVAVDAALHAGLVTIGELAGIYAGFRGRAGLRSGRAVIDLADPRSESPLESLSRLNMRGLTWQPRTQVELYSPSGVFLGRADFYWDDVGLVGEADGMAKYTNEELRREKWRQDGMLAAGLFVTRWGWATARNEQALRRQLEAQLHRARALRTINPLTAIAA; the protein is encoded by the coding sequence ATGGATGTGGTTCGAGGCTGGGGAGGCCAGTGGCTCTTCGACACTGGACCGGTGCGAGACGTGCCGCCGGAGTCAGCCGAACAGTTCGGAGTGTTCACCGCCGAACAGGCGTACGCCGCGGGCTGGACGCACAACCACCTTGCCCGCGCCGTGAGCCGCGAAGAGCTGCTACGGCTGAGACGAGCAACCTTCGTCGCGAACCCGGCGGAACTGGACGCGCCTGGCTACGCCCGCTTCGTCCACGGGCGCCGGGGCGTTGCCGCTGCCCTGCGGGTCGACGGCGGCACCGTGAGCCACGCGGCTGCGGCCCTGCTGCACGACCTGCCGGTGTTGCGGGTACCCGCCGAGCCGTGCCTCAACCTGCCTGCTGGCTACCTGACGAACAACACCGCGCTGCACCTGCACCGTCACCGGCTGCGGCCGGCTCACCTGCATCCGGGAAGCCGCGTGTCCCTGACTTCCGTCGCACGAACCTGCCTGGACCTGACCCGTGAGCACGGGTTGGACGAAGGTCTGGTCGCGGTCGACGCGGCTTTGCACGCCGGCCTGGTGACCATTGGCGAGTTGGCCGGGATCTACGCCGGCTTCCGGGGGCGGGCCGGACTGCGATCGGGACGGGCAGTCATCGACCTGGCAGACCCGCGCAGCGAGTCTCCGCTGGAGTCGCTCAGCCGGCTGAACATGCGCGGGCTGACGTGGCAACCCCGCACCCAGGTGGAGCTCTACTCCCCGAGCGGGGTGTTCCTCGGGCGGGCGGATTTCTACTGGGACGACGTCGGCCTGGTCGGTGAGGCGGACGGCATGGCCAAGTACACGAACGAGGAACTCCGGCGCGAGAAATGGCGCCAGGACGGAATGCTCGCGGCGGGACTGTTCGTCACGCGGTGGGGATGGGCCACCGCACGCAACGAACAGGCTCTGCGCAGGCAGCTTGAAGCTCAGCTCCACCGAGCGCGCGCGTTACGCACCATCAACCCGCTGACCGCAATCGCCGCCTGA
- a CDS encoding nitrilase-related carbon-nitrogen hydrolase produces MKVAAIQHDIAWEDAPATHAHVRPLIEQAAAAGARLIVLSEMFATGFSMDPARIAEEPGGESERFLGETAAELGVWLVGSVAQWAGAESAADPGPGTDPAVQRRAQNVAILAGPDGQRHRYAKIHPFSFAGEHERYEAGTEFLTVDVEGLRVTVFICYDLRFADEFWSRAEDTDLYVVPANWPEARREHWMTLLRARAIENQAYVLGCNRVGLAGRAEPLAHTGDSAIIDPLGRPLAEASRIEAVLVADVDPDEVAAVRKRFPFLPDRRRPSAAPSTADHTNHAAPAGHPAPTGEAAPADLGRA; encoded by the coding sequence ATGAAGGTCGCAGCGATTCAACACGACATCGCCTGGGAGGACGCACCGGCGACCCACGCTCATGTCCGTCCCCTGATCGAGCAGGCGGCGGCCGCCGGCGCCCGACTGATCGTCCTGTCGGAGATGTTCGCCACCGGCTTCTCGATGGACCCGGCCCGGATCGCCGAGGAGCCAGGCGGCGAGTCCGAGCGATTCCTCGGCGAAACCGCTGCGGAGCTGGGCGTGTGGCTGGTCGGCTCGGTCGCGCAGTGGGCCGGCGCCGAGTCGGCGGCCGATCCCGGACCCGGCACCGACCCCGCCGTCCAGCGCCGGGCCCAGAATGTCGCGATCCTCGCCGGCCCGGACGGCCAGCGACACCGTTACGCCAAGATCCATCCGTTCTCCTTCGCCGGCGAGCACGAACGCTACGAGGCCGGGACGGAGTTCCTCACCGTCGATGTCGAGGGCCTTCGGGTCACGGTGTTCATCTGCTACGACCTGCGTTTCGCCGACGAGTTCTGGTCGCGGGCTGAGGACACCGACCTGTACGTCGTGCCGGCGAACTGGCCGGAGGCCCGTCGCGAGCACTGGATGACGTTGTTGCGGGCCCGCGCGATCGAGAACCAGGCCTACGTGCTCGGCTGCAACCGGGTCGGTCTGGCCGGACGTGCAGAACCCCTTGCCCACACGGGCGATTCGGCGATCATCGATCCGCTGGGACGACCGTTGGCCGAGGCCAGCCGGATCGAGGCCGTTTTGGTCGCCGACGTCGATCCGGACGAGGTGGCGGCGGTCCGCAAGCGCTTCCCGTTCCTGCCGGACCGACGGCGACCGAGTGCGGCGCCGAGCACCGCAGACCACACGAACCACGCGGCGCCGGCGGGCCACCCGGCTCCGACGGGTGAGGCGGCGCCGGCAGACCTCGGACGCGCGTGA
- a CDS encoding ABC transporter permease yields MTMSGEQIFELPEPTPENPVVTEVGPTDTRALSRGRLILRRFLRQKSGLLGLLMLLFVVLIAFVGPHLTKWHYDDFDTINTLAGPSSSHFFGVDDTGRDVFARTLKGLQKSIFIGLSAAVITTFIAGVAGSIAGYFGKWTDTAVVWVIDLLLVLPSFLILAILSPVLASRSWMWLVLLLSVFGWMITGRVIRGMTLSLREREYINAAKFMGVPAFTIIRRHLIPNMASLLIVDVTINVGVSVVSETTLSFFGFGVQPPDVSLGTVLDDGQGLATTIPHVFWFGATLLVLLVLSVSLIGDALREAIDPTSGSSRL; encoded by the coding sequence ATGACGATGTCCGGAGAGCAGATCTTCGAGTTGCCGGAGCCGACGCCGGAGAATCCGGTCGTGACGGAGGTCGGCCCCACCGATACCCGTGCGCTCTCACGGGGACGGCTCATCCTGCGCCGCTTCCTGCGCCAGAAGTCGGGCCTGCTCGGCCTGCTCATGTTGCTGTTCGTGGTGCTGATCGCCTTCGTCGGGCCGCACCTGACCAAGTGGCATTACGACGACTTCGACACCATCAACACCTTGGCCGGGCCGAGTTCCAGTCACTTCTTCGGCGTGGACGACACCGGGCGCGACGTCTTCGCGCGCACGCTCAAGGGCCTGCAGAAGTCGATCTTCATCGGGCTTTCCGCGGCCGTCATCACCACCTTCATCGCCGGGGTGGCCGGCTCGATCGCCGGCTACTTCGGCAAGTGGACCGACACCGCGGTGGTCTGGGTCATCGACCTGCTGCTGGTGCTGCCGAGCTTCCTGATCCTGGCCATCCTGAGTCCGGTGCTGGCCAGCCGCTCCTGGATGTGGCTGGTGCTGCTGCTGTCGGTGTTCGGCTGGATGATCACCGGCCGGGTGATTCGCGGCATGACCTTGAGCCTGCGGGAACGGGAGTACATCAATGCCGCCAAATTCATGGGTGTTCCGGCGTTCACGATCATCCGCCGGCACCTGATCCCGAACATGGCCTCGCTGCTGATCGTCGACGTGACCATCAACGTCGGCGTATCGGTGGTGTCGGAGACGACGCTGAGCTTCTTCGGCTTCGGTGTCCAACCGCCGGACGTGTCGCTGGGTACCGTGCTCGACGACGGGCAGGGCCTGGCGACGACCATTCCGCACGTCTTCTGGTTCGGCGCCACGTTGCTGGTGCTGCTGGTGTTGTCGGTCAGCCTGATCGGTGACGCCCTTCGAGAAGCCATCGACCCGACCTCAGGATCGAGCCGTCTGTGA
- a CDS encoding (deoxy)nucleoside triphosphate pyrophosphohydrolase, with amino-acid sequence MKYPRVLRVADLLRIDEHDVARFLGQLPRGVSVVHQALPAGVLVTLEDRRPFWDRRPRRIALRALQKVMDRLRDVEQEWVVAAAIRRDRPDGPHRPGSPNGSRVLVAERDHPAELAGLWEFPGGKVEKGESPASALVRECREELGVRVRVGRELDREQLSDRRILMLLEASLEEDLQTDLQTDRETDRAAGQVPRPLEHRRLRWIGFEELDELSWLGANRRFAADVTRR; translated from the coding sequence GTGAAATATCCCCGGGTACTTCGGGTGGCCGACCTGCTCCGCATCGACGAGCACGACGTGGCTCGCTTCCTTGGTCAGCTGCCGCGGGGGGTGAGCGTCGTTCACCAGGCCCTGCCCGCCGGTGTCCTTGTCACGCTGGAGGACCGACGCCCGTTCTGGGACCGCCGGCCGCGAAGGATCGCGCTGAGGGCGCTGCAGAAGGTCATGGACCGGCTGCGCGACGTCGAGCAGGAGTGGGTGGTCGCCGCGGCGATCCGCCGAGACCGCCCCGACGGCCCCCACCGTCCCGGCAGCCCGAACGGCAGCCGGGTGCTCGTGGCCGAGCGGGACCATCCGGCGGAACTGGCCGGGCTCTGGGAGTTCCCGGGCGGCAAGGTCGAGAAGGGGGAGTCCCCGGCGTCGGCGTTGGTACGTGAATGCCGGGAGGAGCTCGGTGTGCGGGTACGGGTCGGCCGGGAACTGGACCGTGAGCAGCTGTCGGACCGCCGGATCCTGATGCTGCTGGAGGCGAGTCTGGAGGAGGACTTACAGACGGACCTACAGACGGACCGAGAGACGGACCGCGCTGCGGGCCAAGTCCCGCGACCGCTTGAGCATCGACGCCTGCGCTGGATCGGGTTCGAAGAGCTCGACGAGCTGTCGTGGCTTGGGGCAAACCGGCGATTTGCCGCCGACGTGACACGACGGTGA
- a CDS encoding ABC transporter permease, whose translation MLKFLARRFVNYLILVFIATSLAYLLGSITLHPEHFYQGRNPPLPAATIKANLALHNADPSTPIWGRYGHWLKGVVRGDFGVAIRGTEPVRTEIGRRVGVSLRLLIIGSILGAIIGVLVGVFGAVRQRKLFDSSSTVVSYILLAMPTVVIIILVQTVFYRINVASGHVTFPLVNEYDSNLSGFAYWSDRLRRLVPPTVALVLFGASFYSRYQRSAMLDVLGSDFLRTARAKGLTKRQALFKHGVRTALIPMTTFFAYSFGLLLTGALFTERLFNWYGMGSYLIESIQNNDVNAVSAVTCFTAVLVLISGMLSDVLYAALDPRVRTS comes from the coding sequence ATGCTGAAGTTCCTCGCACGCCGGTTCGTGAACTACCTGATCCTGGTGTTCATCGCGACAAGCCTTGCCTACCTTCTCGGTTCGATCACCCTGCACCCCGAGCACTTCTACCAGGGACGCAACCCACCCCTGCCGGCGGCGACGATCAAGGCCAACCTCGCGCTGCACAACGCCGACCCCTCCACACCGATCTGGGGACGGTACGGGCACTGGCTCAAGGGAGTCGTGCGCGGCGACTTCGGCGTGGCGATCCGCGGCACCGAACCGGTCCGCACGGAGATCGGCCGCCGCGTGGGCGTCAGCCTCCGACTGCTGATCATCGGCTCGATCCTGGGCGCCATCATCGGTGTCCTGGTCGGTGTCTTCGGCGCCGTCCGGCAGCGCAAACTGTTCGACTCGTCCTCGACCGTCGTGTCCTACATCCTGCTGGCGATGCCCACGGTCGTGATCATCATCCTTGTGCAGACGGTGTTCTACCGGATCAACGTCGCCAGCGGCCACGTCACGTTCCCGCTGGTCAACGAGTACGACTCGAACCTGTCCGGCTTCGCCTACTGGTCGGACCGGCTGAGACGGTTGGTGCCCCCGACCGTCGCGCTCGTCCTGTTCGGCGCCTCCTTCTACAGCCGATATCAACGCAGCGCGATGCTCGACGTGCTCGGCAGTGACTTCCTGCGCACCGCGCGGGCGAAGGGGCTGACCAAACGGCAGGCCCTGTTCAAGCACGGGGTCCGGACGGCCCTGATCCCCATGACGACCTTCTTCGCCTACAGCTTCGGCCTGTTGCTGACCGGTGCCCTGTTCACCGAGCGGCTGTTCAACTGGTACGGGATGGGCAGCTACCTCATCGAGTCGATCCAGAACAATGACGTGAACGCGGTATCGGCGGTCACCTGTTTCACCGCCGTCCTCGTTCTGATCTCGGGGATGCTGTCCGACGTGCTGTACGCCGCTCTCGACCCTCGGGTCCGGACGAGTTAG